A genomic segment from Nicotiana sylvestris chromosome 1, ASM39365v2, whole genome shotgun sequence encodes:
- the LOC138872122 gene encoding uncharacterized protein, translated as MVGDKILVKVFPMKDVMRFGKKGKLSPLFIRPFEVLQRIGEVAYELALPPSLSGVHSVFYVSMLRKYIGDLSHVLDFSMVKLDGDLTYDLEPVAILERQVRKLRSKDIALVKVQWRDQPEEEATWETERVVRSKYPHLFEASSMFLDSFKDERLFKRGKK; from the coding sequence atggttggggaTAAGATTCTAGTGAAGGTTTTTCCCATGAAagatgttatgagatttgggaagaagggcaagttgagccctttattcattaggccttttgaggtacttcagaggattggggaggtggcttatgagcttgctttgccgcctagCTTGTCGGGTGTGCATTcagtattttatgtttctatgctccgaaagtatatcgGTGACCTgtcccatgttttggatttcagcatggttaagttagatggtgatttgacttatgatttggagccagtggctattctagagcggcaagtccgaaagttgagatcaaaggatatagctttagtgaaagtgcagtggagagatcAGCCAGaagaggaggctacttgggagaccgagcgggtggtgcggagcaaatatccacacctgtttgaggcttccagtatgtttctagactcgttcaaggatgaacgtttgtttaagagggggaagaaGTAA